AACACCACGACGCCCATCATCACACCCTTGGCCACCCTCAATTTCCCTCCCTGCCGTTCGACCTCATGAGCATACGGGGGCCGCGCTGGTGGTGCAACCGGCTTCATACGCCGTTCATCATTCCCGGGAAGCCGCCCAGGCACGCACGCCTGCGAGCTGCCAGGGCAGCGGCCGGCACGTCGGCCAGCACGCCGATGCCGCCTCGAGCGCCTCGTCGATGGTCGTCCCGGAACGGCTCGCGAGGATGGCGACGGCGACCGCCGCGGAGCGCTCCCGGCCGCCGCGGCAGTGGATGTATGCGGTCTCCTGGCCGGCCGCCTCGACGGCGCGGTCGAGCACGTCCGGCGGGATCGTCGCGCCGTCGGGCACCGGCAGCCGGTGCTCGGTCATGTCGGCCCGCCGGAACGCCGCCTCGACTGCGGCCCGCTCGCCGTCCCAGTACTCATGGTCCTCGCACAGGTTGATGACGGTGCGGACGCCCTCGGCATGGAGCGCCTCGACGTGGGCGGTGGCATGCGGCATCCGCCCGGCCAGAAGGCCGGATCCGAGCGACGAATAGCGCAGCGGCGCGGTCACCGCGCCAGGGTAGCTACGCCTGTCTCACGGTCGCCGCAGGTCGTCCGCGAGGCGCGCGGCGGCCGCCGTGGCGGCGTCCACGCGCTCCCGGACGCGCTGCTCGAGCTCGCGCGCCAGCTTGCGCTCGCGCCGACGCTCCCTGATATGTCGGATGAACGTGCCCATTCCTCCTTCGAGCAGGATGCCTCACGGACCGGACGATGTCCAGTATTTCCGGCGGTTTCGTCGTTCGCGTAACGGTTCTCCGAACGGTTCACCTACACTCCCGCGCCGTGTCCACCGACGGCCTGCTCGAGCTCGCGCTGGGCGCCGCGCGCGACGCCGGCGAGCTCCTGCTCGAGCGGTTCGGCGGGCCGGCCAGCGGCGTCGAGTCCAAGAGCAGCACGACCGACATGGTCTCGGACGCCGATCGAGCCGCCGAGCGGTTGCTGCTCGAGCGCATCAGGAGCGCGCGGCCGGAAGACGGCGTGCTCGGCGAGGAGGGCGCGGACGTCGACGGCACGTCCGGCCTCACCTGGGTCGTCGACCCGCTCGACGGCACGACCAATTACCTCTTCGACTATCCGGTCTGGTCGGTCTCGGTCGCCTGCCAGGACGCCGACGGCGGAGTGGTCGGCGTCGTCCACGACCCGACCCGCGGCGAGACCTTCGCCGCCGCGCGTGGCGCCGGCGCGACGCTGAACGGGCGTCCCGTGCGCACCCGCGCGCCGCGCGGGCTCGACCGGGCGCTCGTCGGCACGGGCTTCGGCTACGACCCCGGTGAGCGCGAATTCCAGGGCCGGGTGCTCGCCTACATGCTCCCGCGGGTACGCGACGCCCGCCGCGGCGGGTCGGCGGCGCTCGACCTGGCCTGGGTCGCGTGCGGGCGGCTGGACGGCTTCTACGAGTGGGGCATCAAGGAGTGGGACCGGGCCGCCGGGATGCTGCTCGTCGCCGAGGCGGGTGGGGAGGTCGCGGTCTTCGACCCCGGCGGCGGCCTCCCGGAGTGCGTGGTGGCGGCGGCGGCCGACCAGCACGAGCCGCTGCGCGAGCTCGTGGTCGCCGCGATCGCGCACGCCGGCTAGCGCTGGCCGGCGGTCAGCACGGAGATGTCGCGGCCGGCACGCGGCACCCAGAAGGCGAGCGGAAGGTAGACCGCCTGGCCATCAAGCTTCCCGACCACCGCGCCGATCGGCCCGACCGGGACGATGCACCCGCAGGCGGCAGACCTCGCCGGGAGCGGCCCGCGCAGGGCGCGATCGAAGTCCCGCAGCGCCGCGCACGCCGCAGCGGGGTCGGGGTAGTCGCCGGCCGGGGGATCGCACGCCAGTTGGCGGTGCACCCGCACGCCGTCGGCGCGGTAAGAGACGGTGACGCGGGTCGTCGGTGTGGGGCCGGCCGGCGCCGGTGCGCTGCTTCCGAGGCAGCCCGAGGCGAGCGCGGCCAGGCCGGCGAGGGCCACCGCCGCCGGAATGCGCGTCGGAAGTGGCGTCACGGCGCAGTGAGCAGCTGCACGTCGGCCGTGGCGTGCCGGCCGAGCCCACAGGCGGCGCACGGCGTCAGATCCAGGCGCACCGGACGGCCGGCGAGCACGCCGGAGGCTCGGCCCGGGATGCCGAACATCGCGGGACACATGCAGACGTTGGCCGGCCGGTCGTGCACCAGGCGGGCGTACTGCAGGAGCGCGGCGCAGGCGTCGGCCGGGCGGGCGTAGCCGCCCGCGGCCGGGTCGCACGACAGCCGTCTCGTGACCTGCAGCACCCAGGAGCCGAGCGCGCGGGCCGGGCGGCAGCGTGCGAACGCGGGGCAGCGAGCGTCGACCTGCGAGCGGCGATGCACCGGCCGGCCGACGGAGTAGACGACGGTCACGTGGGTCGCCGGCCCGTGCGTCTGCGAGGCCGAGCCGGCGGCCCCCGCGCCGCAGCCGGCCGCCGCCAGGGCCGCCGCCGCCGCGCCGATCGCGATCAGCGTTCCGATCCGCACGGTGATGAGACGCCGGTCGAGGCGCGTCGGTTCCCGGTTCGGAAGCGACGCCGACCGTGCTATCCGCTACACTCATCGCAAGCCGCTGGTGTCGCCCTGCGTGGGCGCCCGTTTCAGCCGGCGGCTGCAGGGACTAGATGACTGTTCGCTTCGAGGCTGACTCCGAAGCGGCCGCACACCGTGTCGAGGCGTGGTGTGGGGAGCCGCTCCTCCACGAGGGCGAGGATATCGCCGTCGCGCTTGCGAGCGGCACCGTCCGCCGCCAGGCGCTCGAGGCTGCCCTCGCCGAGATGGAGCGCGGCCTGCCGGAGCCGAGCTTCGAGTGGCGCCGCGACTACTCGCTCGTGCTCGGCCTCGAGCGGGTGCTGGCCGATCCGCAGCCGCGGCTCGCGTCCGGCACGACCCTCCGCCGCCACCAGGTGGACGCCCTCGCCGGCCAGCTCGCCGCGCTGATCAGCGACCTGGAGCGCTCGGCGGCGCTCGACGAGGAGGAGGACGACGAGGCCGACGACGAGCCCGAGAACGGGGACGACCCGGTCGACGAGCTCCTCTCCGACGCCGTCGAGGAGGACGACGAGGACGAGGACGAGGAGGAGTACGAGGAAGAGGAGTACGAGGACGACGACGAGGTCGACGAGGACGAGGCCGCGGAGCCCGAGGCCGGGCCGGCCGCGCCCGACCCGAGCCTCGCCCACGACCCCGCGATGGCGGTCGCGCCCGACGACGAGGCGCTGAACGGCGAGGAGCAGGCGCCGGATCCGGGCGCCCGCCGTCGCTACCGGTTCAAGCACCCCACCGCGTCGGGCAAGACGATCGCCGCCGCCGGCTTCGTCGAGGCGGCCCGAACGACCGGCGTCCTCATCCTCACCCACCGCCGCCTGCTCGTGAACCAGTTCACGAACGACCTCTCCAAGGAGGGCTACGGCGGCCGCATGCACGAGCCCGTCCTGGTCGGCCACACCACGCCGCGGACGATGCCTCTCACGATCAACACGTACGCGTGGTTCATCAAGCATGCCGACCAGATCAAGCCGGACGTCTACGGCGTGGTCGTGTGCGACGAGGCCCACACGGCGCTCGGCGAGAAGACGTCGGCCGCCATCCGGGCCTTCGACGAGCCCATCTACATCGGGATGACGGCCACCGACCAGCTGCTGCAGAAGCACGTCGGCGACGTCTTCCCCGCCGAGGTGGCCGACTTCCCGCTGGCCGAGGCGGTGCGCCGCGGCGTCGTCGCCCCGCTGCGCTGCATCCGCGTCCGTCCGATCGCCTCGCTGCGCCAGGTCGAGATCGTCGGCGGCGACTTCGACCAGGGCCAGCTGGCCGCCGCCCTCGACATCGACCCGCTCAACCTGGCCGCCGCCGACCTCTACCAGAGCCGCTTCGGCGACACGCCCGGCATCGTGTACGCCGCCGGCGTCGAGCACGCCGAACGGGTGGCCGCGGCGATGCGCGCCATCAACCTGAAGGCCCGCGCCGTCTCCGGCCGGACGCCGCCCCGCGAGCTGGCCGAGACCCTGGCCGCCTACGAGCGCGGCGAGATCAACGTCCTCGTGAACGCCCAGATCCTGGCCGAGGGCTGGAACGCGCCGCGCGCGACGGTCTGCATGCACCTCGCGCCCACCGCCAGCCGGCGCGTCTACCAGCAGCGCGTGGGCCGGATCATGCGCCTGCACCGGCGCAAGGAGGCGGGCATCGTCGTCGACTTCGCCGAGGTCGGCGCGCCGCACTCCGAGCGCGTGGTCACGCTCCACTCGCTGCTCGACGTCGACGCCTACCGCCCCGCCGGTCTCGTCACCCCACCGCCGCCGCGGCGCCGCCGCGGCCGCCGCAAGCCGGCGAAGCCGATCGTGAAGGAAGCGCCGTGGATCGTGCCCGTCTCGGACAACCCCGAGCGGCGCGTCGCCGTGATCGCGAACCAGTGGAAGCTCGTCGACGCCTCCAAGCTGCCGCTCGACGAGCAGCGGGCGTGGGCCGTCGTCGCCGCCCGCCAGCTGACGCCGGCCGACGTGCACAACCTCACCGACCGGATCGTGAACCTGGCGCCCGAGGCCCGCGAGCTCTTCTTCTACACGTGCTCGGCCGAGAACCGGCACCGCAAGATGCGCCTTTCCGGCCTGGGCGACCTGGCCACGTCGGGACCGAGCCAGACCACCTTCGCCATGGCCTGCCGCCTCGTCGAGGCCGCCCCGACGTGGCAGCAGGACCGCGGCCAGGGCGCCCGCGTGCTGCTGCTGGCGATGGGCGACGGCAAGATCGAGGCGCCCGCCGACCGGATCGTGTCGTGGACGTGGCGGCTGGCGAAGGCCGCCCGTGACCACGAGTACCGCTACGCCGGCGCGCATATCGAGGATGGCCGCGGCCTGCTCGGCGCCGTCGCGAACGCGAAGACCGACGCCGAGCACTCGCAGGCGTGCCTGCGCGTCGCCCAGGTGGCCAAGGCGGCGCCGCTCGAGGCCGGAGCCGCGCTGCTCGCCGTCGCGTCGCCGCGGCGAGGCACCGCCGGGGAGCGCATCGTCGAGGTGGCACGCCGGTCGCTGTCCGAGGAGCCGCTGCGGCTGGCCGCGGCGCTCGGCTCGAACATCCCGGCGCCGATGCAGCGGGCCAAGGCGGCCAAGAAGAGCAAGCGCAAGGCGGCCGGCGAGCGCGGCGAGACGGTGTCGTTCAACGGCGTCGTGGTCGGGTCGACGCCGCCGGCGGTGCCGCTCAAGCGGGTCGAGGGCGTGCCCGAGGTGGAGGTGGCGCCGCAGGTGGCGGTGCGGCTGCGCGACGACGCCGACACGGTCATCCGCGAGCGGCTCGGCGCCGAGGCGCTGCGGTGGCGATTGGCCGACGACGAGAAGGTCTACGAGACCGCCGTCGAGGTGCGTGCGGCGGCGGGCGAGACCGCCCCGCTCCAGGTCACGGTCTCGAAGCTCCTGAACGAGCCGGTCACCGACCGGGTGGCGTCGATCTCGGTCGACGGTGCCGGACTGGTCATCCCGCTCGAGCTGCCCGAGGCCCAGGTGCTCGCCGACGACGCCGCCCGGCGGGTGCTGGCGCAGCTCAAGGCCGCCGGCGTGCGCGGCCGCGTCCGGGTGGAGTTCGAGGTGACCGGCGGCGAGGGCACCGTCACGCGCGACTCGCGGCCCGGAGCCGTGCGCAAGATCGCCCGCGGCGAGCCCGTGGGCGCCTCGCCCGAGCGGCGCGACCGGCGCCGGCGGGCGCGGGGCCGCCGCGGCCGCCGTGCGGGGGCCGAGGAGCAGGCCAGACGGGCGGCCTCAGACGACACGAACGGGGCCGGGCCGGACGCCGCCGAGGGCGGCGACGTGCAGGATCGCGTGTCGGCCCTGTGACAGCCCGGTAAACCGTTTCTGCGCGGCTGGAATTGGCCGCAATTGTTCGTCTACACTCTCCGGCGTGAGCCCCGCGGTGGGGCTCGTGGACGTGCGTGTGGGACCGTGAGTGCGTGACCTGCGTCGTTCCAAACTCGTCGACCAGGAGAGCTTCATGGCCACTGGCACAGTCAAATGGTTCTCGGCCTCGAAGGGGTTCGGCTTCATCGCCCCGGAGGACGGGGGCGCCGACCTCTTCATCCACTTCTCCAACATCTCCGGTGCCGGCTACCGGAACCTGGAGGAGGGTCAGAAGGTCGAGTTCGAGGCTCAGCAGGGCAAGAAGGGGATGGAAGCCACCAACGTGACGGTGATCGGCTAGCCGCTTGGTGAAGGAAGAGACCATCGAGGTCGAGGGCGAGGTCACCGAGGCCTTGCCCAACACGATGTTCCGCGTCAAGCTGGACAACGGCCACGAGGTGCTCGGCCATATCTCCGGGAAGATGCGGCGCTACTACATCCGCATCCTCCCGGGCGACAGGGTCAAGGTGGAGCTGTCTCCCTACGACCTGTCGCGCGGGCGGATCACATACCGCTTCAAGTAGGCCCTTGAGCGGGGCCAGGTCCCCTTCGCGGGGCCTGGCCCCGCGTTCTGCGTGCCTGCCTAGACCGGCGCCGACTCGGCCTCGGCCTGGCGCTCGGCGATCAGCCGGTCGACGCCGGCGCGGTCGCCGGCGCGCAGGAGCGCGACCGGGTCGGGGTCGCCGTTCACGATCGCCTCGAAGAAGTCGCGGCGGGCGGCGAAGGTCGGAAGCGTCGACTTGGCCCAGCCGCGCACGTCGTTCAGGATCACGGCGAGGTCGGCGTAATCGGCGCCGAAGAGCTCGGCGATCTCGCGCTTCATCCGCTTTGCCAGGGCCGGGCTGGCGCCGGCGGTCGAGATGGCGATCGCGATCGGGCCGGTGCGCACGATCGCAGGCAGGATGAAGCTGCAGAGCGGCGGCACGTCGACGACGTTGCAGAGCATCGCGCGCCGCTCGGCCTCGTCGAAGACGGCGATGTTCGTGTCGGTGTCGGACGTCGCCGCGATGGCCAGGAAGTGGCCCTCGAGGTCGCCCGGGCGGAACTCGCGCTCGGTCAGGTCGACGTCGCCCGAGCCGGCCAGCTCGCGGACGGCGGGCGAGACGTCGCGCGCGATCACGTGCACGTTCGCCCCGGAGGCGAGCAGCCCCTCGATCTTCTCGAGGCCGACGTCGCCGGCCCCGACGACGAGGCAGCGACGCCCCGTCAGCTTGAGGCAGGCGATGTAGAACGTCGTCCCCAGCATGTCGGCGACGCAGCGCTGGTCGCAGCGCTCGAGCCGGTGCTGGCAGACGCACGGCGCGCCGGTGAAAGCCTGGGCGGGCATCCATCGGATGGTACCGGCGGCCGGCCCGCCGCCCGGCCACCCGGTAAGATCGGCGGGTGCCGTACAAGCGATCCGAGGAGGAGTTCGTCTCCGCCGTCATGAGCGCCAACCTGCTCACGGCCGCGGCCGGCGACGCGCTCACCGACGCCGCCCACCGGATGGCGGAGCGCCGCGTCGGCGCGATCCTCGTCACCGAGGGCACGCTCCTCACGGGGATCATGACCGAGCGCGACGTCCTGCGCGCGGTCGGCTCTGGCGACATCGGCGGCACCGTCGGCGACTGGATGACTCGGCATCCAGACACCGCTCTGCCGTCCGCCACGATCGGCGAGGCGGCGGCGATGATGCTGCACGGCGGCTACCGCCACGTGCCGATCGTCGACGGCGATCACGCGGTCGGCATCGTCTCGATCCGCGACCTGATCCGCCTGCCGAGCGAGACCCCGAGCGGCGTCTAGTCCACGTCGCGGCGGGCGGCCATGACCGCGCCGGCGATGCAGATCACGACCGTCCAGAACACGAGCGTGGCGCCGCCCACGCCCGGGTCGAGCAGGTGCGCGTCGGTCAGCCCCATCAGGCCGTTCTGGGCCTGATCGGGCGTCCACCGGCCCACGGACGGCACCAGGTGGAAGAGCAGGTTCTGGATGACGAAGCCCCACGCCAGGAGGCCGATGATGGCGCCGACCTGGTTTCGCACGATCATCCCGAGTCCGACCCCGATCCCGCCCCAGAGCGCCGTCCCGATCAGCGTCCCGATGGTGATCAGGGTGTAGTCATGATGGCTGAGCGCGACCGAGATGCTGCGCTGGTTCAGGATCACCCCGCCGATCCCGACCGAGAGGATCTCGCCGATGAACGCGAACACGAACCCTGCTGTCAGGGCCGCGACCACCTTGGCGACGAGCACCAGCGAGCGCTTCGGCGTGAACAGGTAGGTCGGCCGGATCGTCCCGAAGCGGTACTCGCCGGTCACGAGCATGATGCCCGCGAGCGCCGCGAAGAGGCCGGCGAAGCTGCCGATCGAAAAGAGGTTTCGCTGCTGCTCGCGCCCGCTCATCTCGCCGACCGACGTCAGGAGCGCGGTCAGGATGACGAAGAGCAGGATGATCGCGATCATCCCCAGCACGAGGCCGAGCGTCGTGCGGGTCGAGCGCACCTTGATGATCTCGGCGCGGATCTGCGGGATCATTCCGGCTTCTCCGACGTCAGCTCGAGGAAGACCTCCTCGAGCGAGGACTGCTCCACGCGCAGCTCGTGCAGCACGATGCCGGACGCAGCCGCGATCTCGCCGACGCGCTCGCTGGTCGTCCCCTGGGCGTAGAGCGCGCCGGATGCCTCGGTCGAGGCGATGCCGTCGCGCTCGAGCGCCTCGCGCAGCTTGCCGGCCTCCGGGCTGCGGACGCGCACCGCACCGCCAATCCCGGCCGTCAGCTCGTCCAGGCGCGACTCGCGCACGAGCTGGCCCCGGCTGATGATCAGCACGTGGTCGACGGTCTGGGCGACCTCGGCCAGGACGTGGCTCGACACGAGCACGGTGTGGCCGCTGCCCGCGAACGAGCGCAGGAAGTCGCGCAGCCAGCGCACGCCCTCGGGGTCGAGGCCGTTCGCAGGCTCGTCGAGGACGAGCAGCTCGGGATCGCCAAGCAGCGCTCCGGCCAGGCCGAGCCGCTGGCGCATGCCGAGCGAGTAGCCCTTGACGCGGCGGTTGGCGGCGCCGTCGAGCTCGACCGTCCGAAGCACCTCGTCGACCCGCGAGTCGGGGATGCCGGCCGCCGCCGAGAGCGTGCGCAGGTGATTGCGGCCCGACCGGCCCGGATGGAAGTCGGTCGCCTCGAGCACGGCCCCGATGCGCAGCGCCGGCTGGTCGATCTCGGCATAGGGCCGCTCGAAGATGAGCGCCTTGCCCTGGGTCGGGCGGGCCAGGCCGAGCAGCATCCGCAGGGTCGTCGTCTTGCCGGCCCCGTTCGGCCCGAGAAAGCCGGTGATCGTGCCCGCCTGGAGCACGAACGAGAGGTCGTCGACCGCGGTGAGGTTCCCGAATCGCTTCGTCAGCGACTCGGCTCGGACGACCGGTGGCATGCGCTTACGCTAGCCCGCCGATCGGCGCGCGGGCGCGATAGGCTGGCGCCATGAGCTCAGGCGTCTTCACACTCCCCCAGCCGTACAACGAGCCGGTGCGCGACTACGCGCCGGGCTCGCCCGAACGTGCGTCCCTGAAATCCCGGCTCGACGCGATGGCGAGCGAGCGCATCGAGATCCCGATGGTGATCGGCGGCAAGGAGGTCCGCACCGGCCGTACGGGCACCGCGGTCATGCCGCATCGGAAGGACCATGTCCTGGCCGAGTACCACCAGGGCGGCGAGGCCGAGGTCACCCAGGCCATCGAGGCCGCGGCCGAGGCGCGTCGCGAATGGTCGCGAACGCCGTGGGAGGCGCGGGCGGCGGTGTTCCTGCGGGCGGCGGAGCTGCTCGCCGGCCCGTGGCGTGACACGCTGAACGCGGCCACCATGCTGGGCACGTCGAAGACGGCCTATCAGGCCGAGATCGACGCCGCCTGCGAGCTGACCGACTTCTGGCGCTGGAACCCGAGCCACATGCACCGGCTGATGAGCGAGCAGCCGGTCTCCTCGCCGGGGATGTGGAACCGGGTCGAATACCGGGCGCTCGAGGGCTTCGTCTTCGCGGTCGCGCCGTTCAACTTCACCGCGATCGCGGGCAACCTGCCGACCGCGCCGGCGATGATGGGGAACACCGTCGTCTTCAAGCCCGCGTCGACGGCGATCTACGCCTCCCACTTCCTGATGAAGATCTACGAGGAGGCGGGCCTGCCGCCGGGCGTCATCAACATGGTGATGGGCTCCGGGCGCGCCATCGGCGACCCGGCCCTCGCCCATCCCGACCTGGCCGGCATCCACTTCACCGGCTCGACCGCCGTCTTCCAGTCGATGTGGAAGACCGTCGGCGACAACATCGCCAACTACCGCTCGTACCCGCGCATCGTCGGTGAGACCGGAGGCAAGGACTTCATCTTCGCCCACCCCTCGGCAGACGCCGCCGCGGTGGCCACGGCGATCGTGCGCGGCTCGTTCGAGTACCAGGGCCAGAAGTGCTCCGCCGCGTCGCGCGTCTACGCGCCGTCCAACCTGTGGCCGCAGCTGCGCGAGGCGCTGCAGGAGGAGGTCTCGACGATCCGGATGGGCGACGTGCGCGACTTCCGCAACTTCATGGGCGCGGTGATCGACGAGAGCTCGTTCACCACCCAGCGCGACGCCGTGAAGCTCGCCACCGACTCGGCCGAGGC
This is a stretch of genomic DNA from Gaiellales bacterium. It encodes these proteins:
- a CDS encoding inositol monophosphatase family protein, which produces MSTDGLLELALGAARDAGELLLERFGGPASGVESKSSTTDMVSDADRAAERLLLERIRSARPEDGVLGEEGADVDGTSGLTWVVDPLDGTTNYLFDYPVWSVSVACQDADGGVVGVVHDPTRGETFAAARGAGATLNGRPVRTRAPRGLDRALVGTGFGYDPGEREFQGRVLAYMLPRVRDARRGGSAALDLAWVACGRLDGFYEWGIKEWDRAAGMLLVAEAGGEVAVFDPGGGLPECVVAAAADQHEPLRELVVAAIAHAG
- a CDS encoding CBS domain-containing protein, whose amino-acid sequence is MPYKRSEEEFVSAVMSANLLTAAAGDALTDAAHRMAERRVGAILVTEGTLLTGIMTERDVLRAVGSGDIGGTVGDWMTRHPDTALPSATIGEAAAMMLHGGYRHVPIVDGDHAVGIVSIRDLIRLPSETPSGV
- a CDS encoding bifunctional precorrin-2 dehydrogenase/sirohydrochlorin ferrochelatase gives rise to the protein MPAQAFTGAPCVCQHRLERCDQRCVADMLGTTFYIACLKLTGRRCLVVGAGDVGLEKIEGLLASGANVHVIARDVSPAVRELAGSGDVDLTEREFRPGDLEGHFLAIAATSDTDTNIAVFDEAERRAMLCNVVDVPPLCSFILPAIVRTGPIAIAISTAGASPALAKRMKREIAELFGADYADLAVILNDVRGWAKSTLPTFAARRDFFEAIVNGDPDPVALLRAGDRAGVDRLIAERQAEAESAPV
- a CDS encoding SSI family serine proteinase inhibitor → MTPLPTRIPAAVALAGLAALASGCLGSSAPAPAGPTPTTRVTVSYRADGVRVHRQLACDPPAGDYPDPAAACAALRDFDRALRGPLPARSAACGCIVPVGPIGAVVGKLDGQAVYLPLAFWVPRAGRDISVLTAGQR
- a CDS encoding ATP-binding cassette domain-containing protein, coding for MPPVVRAESLTKRFGNLTAVDDLSFVLQAGTITGFLGPNGAGKTTTLRMLLGLARPTQGKALIFERPYAEIDQPALRIGAVLEATDFHPGRSGRNHLRTLSAAAGIPDSRVDEVLRTVELDGAANRRVKGYSLGMRQRLGLAGALLGDPELLVLDEPANGLDPEGVRWLRDFLRSFAGSGHTVLVSSHVLAEVAQTVDHVLIISRGQLVRESRLDELTAGIGGAVRVRSPEAGKLREALERDGIASTEASGALYAQGTTSERVGEIAAASGIVLHELRVEQSSLEEVFLELTSEKPE
- a CDS encoding DEAD/DEAH box helicase family protein, translated to MTVRFEADSEAAAHRVEAWCGEPLLHEGEDIAVALASGTVRRQALEAALAEMERGLPEPSFEWRRDYSLVLGLERVLADPQPRLASGTTLRRHQVDALAGQLAALISDLERSAALDEEEDDEADDEPENGDDPVDELLSDAVEEDDEDEDEEEYEEEEYEDDDEVDEDEAAEPEAGPAAPDPSLAHDPAMAVAPDDEALNGEEQAPDPGARRRYRFKHPTASGKTIAAAGFVEAARTTGVLILTHRRLLVNQFTNDLSKEGYGGRMHEPVLVGHTTPRTMPLTINTYAWFIKHADQIKPDVYGVVVCDEAHTALGEKTSAAIRAFDEPIYIGMTATDQLLQKHVGDVFPAEVADFPLAEAVRRGVVAPLRCIRVRPIASLRQVEIVGGDFDQGQLAAALDIDPLNLAAADLYQSRFGDTPGIVYAAGVEHAERVAAAMRAINLKARAVSGRTPPRELAETLAAYERGEINVLVNAQILAEGWNAPRATVCMHLAPTASRRVYQQRVGRIMRLHRRKEAGIVVDFAEVGAPHSERVVTLHSLLDVDAYRPAGLVTPPPPRRRRGRRKPAKPIVKEAPWIVPVSDNPERRVAVIANQWKLVDASKLPLDEQRAWAVVAARQLTPADVHNLTDRIVNLAPEARELFFYTCSAENRHRKMRLSGLGDLATSGPSQTTFAMACRLVEAAPTWQQDRGQGARVLLLAMGDGKIEAPADRIVSWTWRLAKAARDHEYRYAGAHIEDGRGLLGAVANAKTDAEHSQACLRVAQVAKAAPLEAGAALLAVASPRRGTAGERIVEVARRSLSEEPLRLAAALGSNIPAPMQRAKAAKKSKRKAAGERGETVSFNGVVVGSTPPAVPLKRVEGVPEVEVAPQVAVRLRDDADTVIRERLGAEALRWRLADDEKVYETAVEVRAAAGETAPLQVTVSKLLNEPVTDRVASISVDGAGLVIPLELPEAQVLADDAARRVLAQLKAAGVRGRVRVEFEVTGGEGTVTRDSRPGAVRKIARGEPVGASPERRDRRRRARGRRGRRAGAEEQARRAASDDTNGAGPDAAEGGDVQDRVSAL
- a CDS encoding sulfur transferase domain-containing protein, coding for MTAPLRYSSLGSGLLAGRMPHATAHVEALHAEGVRTVINLCEDHEYWDGERAAVEAAFRRADMTEHRLPVPDGATIPPDVLDRAVEAAGQETAYIHCRGGRERSAAVAVAILASRSGTTIDEALEAASACWPTCRPLPWQLAGVRAWAASRE
- a CDS encoding cold-shock protein; amino-acid sequence: MATGTVKWFSASKGFGFIAPEDGGADLFIHFSNISGAGYRNLEEGQKVEFEAQQGKKGMEATNVTVIG
- the pruA gene encoding L-glutamate gamma-semialdehyde dehydrogenase, giving the protein MSSGVFTLPQPYNEPVRDYAPGSPERASLKSRLDAMASERIEIPMVIGGKEVRTGRTGTAVMPHRKDHVLAEYHQGGEAEVTQAIEAAAEARREWSRTPWEARAAVFLRAAELLAGPWRDTLNAATMLGTSKTAYQAEIDAACELTDFWRWNPSHMHRLMSEQPVSSPGMWNRVEYRALEGFVFAVAPFNFTAIAGNLPTAPAMMGNTVVFKPASTAIYASHFLMKIYEEAGLPPGVINMVMGSGRAIGDPALAHPDLAGIHFTGSTAVFQSMWKTVGDNIANYRSYPRIVGETGGKDFIFAHPSADAAAVATAIVRGSFEYQGQKCSAASRVYAPSNLWPQLREALQEEVSTIRMGDVRDFRNFMGAVIDESSFTTQRDAVKLATDSAEAEVVVGGDTDDSEGWFVRPTVIETRDPGFDLMARELFGPVVTAYVYDEKRVDDTLDLVDRTSPYALTGAIFATDRGAIEHASDALRNAAGNFYVNDKPTGAVVGRQPFGGARASGTNDKAGSILNLTRWANARAIKELFAPPTDYR
- the infA gene encoding translation initiation factor IF-1, with protein sequence MVKEETIEVEGEVTEALPNTMFRVKLDNGHEVLGHISGKMRRYYIRILPGDRVKVELSPYDLSRGRITYRFK